In Mycobacterium stomatepiae, the following are encoded in one genomic region:
- a CDS encoding pyruvate carboxylase has product MISKVLVANRGEIAIRAFRAAYELGVTTVAVYAYEDRNSVHRLKADESYQIGDVGHPVRAYLSVDEIVETACRAGADAVYPGYGFLSENPELAAACAAAGITFVGPGAEILELTGNKARAIEAAREAGLPVLTSSAPSASVDELVSALESGEADMRFPLFVKAVAGGGGRGMRRVTDIDALREAIEAASREAESAFGDSTVYLEQAVIKPRHIEVQILGDTAGNVIHLHERDCSVQRRHQKAIELAPAPNLSAELRDKICADAVSFARHIGYSCAGTVEFLLDESGHYVFIEMNPRIQVEHTVTEEITDVDLVSSQLRIASGETLEDLGLRQENIRPHGAALQCRITTEDPANGFRPDTGRISTYRSPGGAGIRLDGSTNLGAEISAHFDSMLVKLTCRGRDFHTAVSRARRAIAEFRIRGVSTNIPFLQAVLDDPDFQSGRITTSFIDERPQLLTARGSADRGTKILNYLADVTVNHPHGTHPSTVYPHDKLPPIDPADLEAAPPAGSKQRLVELGPEGFARWLRESPAVGVTDTTFRDAHQSLLATRVRTSGLMMVAPYLARTMPQLLSVECWGGATYDVALRFLKEDPWERLATLREAMPNICLQMLLRGRNTVGYTPYPELVTSAFVEEATATGIDIFRIFDALNNLESMRPAIDAVRETGTAIAEVAMCYTGDLSDPGERLYTLDYYLNLAERIVEAGAHVLAIKDMAGLLRPQAARQLVSALRSRFDLPIHVHTHDTPGGQLASYMAAWQAGADAVDGAAAPMAGTTSQPALSSIVAAAAHTDHDTGLSLSAVCALEPYWEALRKVYSPFESGLPGPTGRVYHHEIPGGQLSNLRQQAIALGLGDRFEEIEEAYAGADRVLGRLIKVTPSSKVVGDLALALVGSGLTADEFASEPARFDMPESVLGFLRGELGDPAGGWPEPLRSAALEGRGPAKPVQELSAEDEAVLALTGAKRQATLNRLLFPGPTKEFEEHRDIYGDTSHLSANQFFYGLRQGEEHRVKLERGVDLLIGLEAISEPDERGMRTVMCIMNGQLRPVLVRDRSIASTIPAAEKAERSNPDHIAAPFAGVVAVSVAEGDRVSAGQTIATIEAMKMEAPITAPKDATVARVAVSSTAQVEGGDLLVVLS; this is encoded by the coding sequence GTGATCTCCAAAGTGCTGGTGGCCAATCGCGGCGAGATCGCGATCCGTGCGTTCCGCGCGGCTTACGAACTCGGCGTTACGACCGTGGCCGTCTACGCGTACGAGGACCGCAACTCGGTACATCGGCTCAAGGCCGATGAGTCCTATCAGATCGGCGACGTCGGCCATCCCGTGCGCGCCTACCTGTCGGTCGACGAGATCGTGGAAACGGCCTGCCGGGCCGGCGCCGACGCCGTCTATCCCGGGTACGGCTTCCTGTCGGAGAACCCGGAATTGGCCGCGGCGTGCGCGGCCGCCGGTATCACGTTCGTCGGCCCCGGCGCGGAAATCCTTGAGCTGACCGGAAACAAGGCGCGGGCTATCGAGGCCGCGCGCGAGGCCGGGCTGCCGGTGCTCACTTCCTCGGCGCCGTCGGCGTCCGTCGACGAGCTGGTTTCGGCCTTGGAGTCTGGTGAGGCGGACATGCGGTTTCCGTTGTTCGTCAAGGCCGTTGCCGGTGGCGGGGGGCGAGGCATGCGCCGCGTCACCGACATCGATGCGCTGCGCGAAGCGATCGAGGCCGCCAGTCGTGAGGCCGAATCGGCGTTCGGCGACTCGACGGTCTATCTCGAGCAGGCGGTGATCAAACCACGCCACATCGAGGTGCAGATCCTGGGCGATACCGCCGGCAATGTGATCCATCTGCACGAGCGCGACTGCAGCGTGCAGCGTCGCCACCAGAAGGCTATCGAATTGGCGCCCGCGCCAAACCTTTCCGCCGAGCTGCGCGACAAGATCTGCGCCGACGCCGTGTCCTTCGCTCGGCACATCGGGTACAGCTGCGCGGGCACCGTGGAGTTCCTGCTGGACGAGAGCGGACACTACGTCTTCATCGAGATGAATCCGCGGATTCAGGTCGAGCACACCGTGACCGAGGAGATCACCGACGTCGACCTGGTGTCCAGCCAGTTGCGCATCGCCTCCGGTGAGACGCTGGAGGATCTGGGCCTGCGACAGGAGAACATCCGGCCACACGGCGCCGCGCTGCAATGCCGGATCACCACCGAAGATCCGGCCAACGGGTTCCGCCCCGACACCGGCAGGATCAGCACCTACCGCAGTCCCGGGGGTGCCGGCATCCGGCTGGACGGCAGCACCAACCTCGGCGCGGAGATCAGCGCGCACTTCGATTCGATGCTGGTCAAACTGACCTGCCGGGGACGCGACTTTCACACCGCAGTGTCCAGGGCCCGTCGCGCCATCGCGGAGTTCCGGATTCGCGGGGTATCGACGAATATTCCTTTCCTGCAAGCGGTTCTGGATGATCCGGACTTTCAGTCCGGCCGGATCACCACTTCGTTCATCGATGAGCGGCCGCAGCTGCTGACCGCACGCGGCTCGGCCGATCGCGGCACCAAGATCCTCAACTACCTGGCCGACGTGACGGTCAACCATCCGCACGGCACCCACCCGTCGACGGTCTATCCGCACGACAAGCTGCCCCCGATAGATCCGGCCGATCTCGAGGCGGCGCCGCCGGCCGGATCGAAACAGCGGCTGGTCGAGTTGGGTCCCGAGGGCTTTGCGCGCTGGCTGCGTGAGTCGCCCGCGGTGGGCGTGACCGACACGACGTTCCGCGACGCTCACCAGTCGCTGCTGGCCACCCGGGTGCGCACCAGCGGGCTGATGATGGTGGCGCCCTATCTGGCCCGGACTATGCCGCAGCTGCTGTCGGTGGAGTGTTGGGGCGGTGCGACTTACGATGTGGCGCTGCGCTTCCTCAAGGAGGACCCCTGGGAGCGGCTGGCCACGCTGCGCGAGGCGATGCCCAACATCTGCCTGCAGATGCTGCTCCGGGGCCGAAACACCGTGGGGTACACGCCATATCCGGAACTGGTCACGTCGGCGTTCGTCGAGGAGGCGACCGCCACCGGCATCGATATCTTCCGCATCTTCGACGCGCTCAACAACCTGGAGTCAATGCGCCCGGCCATCGACGCCGTCCGCGAAACCGGTACGGCGATAGCCGAAGTCGCGATGTGTTACACCGGGGACCTGTCCGACCCGGGGGAGCGGCTCTACACGCTCGACTACTACCTCAACCTGGCCGAGCGGATCGTCGAGGCCGGCGCGCACGTCCTGGCCATCAAGGACATGGCCGGATTGTTGCGGCCACAGGCGGCCCGTCAACTGGTGAGCGCGCTGCGCAGTCGCTTCGACCTGCCGATCCACGTGCACACCCACGACACCCCGGGTGGTCAGCTGGCCAGCTACATGGCCGCCTGGCAGGCGGGTGCCGACGCCGTCGACGGTGCCGCCGCGCCGATGGCGGGCACCACCAGCCAGCCGGCGCTGAGTTCGATCGTCGCCGCCGCCGCGCACACCGACCACGACACCGGCCTGTCGCTGTCGGCGGTATGCGCGCTGGAGCCGTACTGGGAGGCCCTGCGAAAGGTCTACTCGCCCTTCGAATCCGGGCTGCCGGGCCCGACCGGACGGGTCTATCACCACGAGATCCCGGGCGGCCAGTTGTCGAACTTGCGCCAGCAGGCGATCGCGCTGGGGCTCGGCGATCGGTTCGAAGAGATCGAAGAGGCCTACGCCGGTGCCGATCGGGTACTGGGCAGGTTGATCAAGGTCACGCCGTCGTCGAAGGTGGTGGGCGACCTGGCGCTGGCCCTGGTCGGCTCGGGGCTCACCGCCGACGAATTCGCTTCGGAACCAGCACGATTCGATATGCCGGAATCGGTACTGGGCTTCTTGCGCGGCGAGCTGGGCGACCCGGCCGGTGGCTGGCCGGAGCCGCTGCGCAGCGCCGCACTGGAAGGCCGTGGGCCCGCCAAGCCCGTCCAGGAGCTCAGCGCGGAAGACGAGGCGGTCCTGGCTCTGACCGGCGCGAAGCGTCAGGCCACCCTTAATCGGCTGCTATTCCCCGGCCCGACAAAGGAATTCGAGGAGCACCGGGACATCTATGGTGATACGTCGCATCTGTCGGCCAACCAGTTCTTCTACGGTTTGCGTCAGGGTGAAGAGCACCGGGTGAAGCTGGAACGCGGGGTCGATCTGTTGATCGGGCTCGAGGCCATCTCCGAACCCGACGAGCGTGGCATGCGCACGGTGATGTGCATCATGAACGGCCAGCTGCGTCCGGTGCTGGTGCGCGACCGCAGCATTGCCAGCACCATCCCGGCTGCCGAGAAGGCCGAACGAAGCAATCCCGACCACATCGCCGCACCCTTCGCCGGCGTCGTCGCCGTTTCGGTGGCCGAGGGAGATCGGGTGAGCGCCGGTCAGACCATCGCCACGATCGAGGCGATGAAGATGGAGGCTCCGATCACCGCTCCGAAAGACGCCACCGTGGCGCGGGTGGCGGTGTCGAGCACCGCGCAGGTCGAGGGTGGAGATCTGCTGGTGGTGCTCAGCTGA
- a CDS encoding DsbA family protein — translation MADKSKRPPRFDLKASDGKSGRLIQIGGTAFIIVFAVALVFYIVTSHHDKKGGVGGQGDTVRVTSSKLVTQPGTTNPKAVVTFYEDFLCPACGNFERTFGPTVSKLIDAGAIAADYSMVAILDSSKSQNYSSRAGSAALCVADENMDAFRRFHAALFSKGVQPDERGPDFPDNAKLIELAREAGVVGKVPDCINSGKYLTKVTGEASAAGITATPTIKINGENYDPSTPDALVAKIKTIVGDVPGIDTAVAPAAS, via the coding sequence GTGGCCGACAAATCGAAACGTCCCCCCCGATTCGACCTGAAGGCGTCAGACGGGAAGTCCGGCCGGCTGATTCAGATCGGCGGCACCGCATTCATCATCGTCTTCGCGGTCGCGCTGGTGTTCTACATCGTGACGTCGCATCACGACAAGAAGGGCGGCGTCGGCGGTCAGGGCGACACGGTCCGGGTGACGTCGAGCAAGCTGGTCACTCAGCCCGGGACCACCAACCCCAAGGCCGTCGTGACGTTCTACGAGGATTTCCTCTGCCCGGCCTGCGGTAACTTCGAGCGCACGTTCGGACCGACGGTGTCCAAGCTGATCGACGCCGGCGCCATTGCGGCCGACTACTCGATGGTCGCGATCCTCGACAGTTCCAAGAGTCAGAACTATTCGTCGCGGGCCGGGTCGGCGGCATTGTGCGTCGCCGACGAGAACATGGATGCGTTCCGGCGCTTTCACGCCGCGCTGTTCAGCAAGGGCGTCCAGCCCGACGAGCGGGGGCCCGACTTCCCCGATAACGCGAAGTTGATCGAGCTGGCCCGCGAGGCCGGCGTCGTCGGCAAGGTGCCGGACTGCATCAACAGCGGGAAGTACCTGACCAAGGTCACCGGGGAAGCCTCCGCCGCGGGCATCACCGCGACCCCGACGATCAAGATCAACGGCGAAAACTACGACCCGTCGACGCCCGATGCGCTGGTCGCCAAGATCAAGACCATCGTCGGTGACGTTCCGGGCATCGACACGGCCGTCGCTCCCGCGGCTTCGTGA
- a CDS encoding vitamin K epoxide reductase family protein — protein MSVEPAERSGEPTLVSTRDSSVPTRSAWWVLIAGAVGLISSMTLTVEKIDILRNPSYVPSCNVNPIISCGSVMVTPQASVLGFPNPLLGIVAFTVVLVVGVLAVAKVSIPQWFWSVLAAGLLVGAVFVHWLIYESLYRIGALCPYCMVVWAMTITLLVVVGSIAFGPVLDRSAAVRVLYQWRWSITALWFTAVFLLIMVRFWDYWSTLL, from the coding sequence GTGTCGGTCGAACCAGCCGAGCGATCCGGCGAACCGACACTGGTTTCGACGCGTGACTCGTCGGTACCGACGCGCAGCGCTTGGTGGGTGCTGATCGCCGGTGCGGTCGGGTTGATCTCGTCGATGACGCTGACGGTGGAGAAGATCGACATCCTGCGCAATCCGTCGTACGTGCCGTCGTGCAACGTGAATCCGATCATCTCGTGCGGCTCGGTGATGGTCACGCCGCAAGCGTCGGTGCTGGGATTCCCGAACCCACTGCTCGGCATCGTGGCGTTCACCGTGGTATTGGTGGTCGGCGTGCTTGCCGTGGCGAAAGTGTCCATACCCCAATGGTTTTGGTCAGTGCTGGCGGCCGGTTTGCTGGTCGGCGCGGTGTTTGTGCATTGGCTGATCTACGAGAGCCTGTACCGGATCGGAGCGTTGTGCCCCTACTGCATGGTCGTCTGGGCGATGACGATCACGCTGCTGGTGGTGGTCGGGTCCATCGCGTTTGGCCCGGTACTCGACCGCAGCGCGGCGGTACGGGTGCTCTATCAATGGCGGTGGTCGATCACCGCGCTATGGTTTACCGCGGTGTTTTTGCTGATCATGGTGCGGTTCTGGGACTACTGGTCGACGCTGCTGTAA